The following coding sequences lie in one Treponema sp. OMZ 790 genomic window:
- a CDS encoding MBL fold metallo-hydrolase produces the protein MLVKFWGVRGSLPAPLTPAQVQSKIAAVVQRITLKDLESQDSRERFLASLPKWLFGTIGSNTSCVEVETNEGEHLIFDAGTGIRELGIDLMKRPDYGKNTTYHLFFSHFHWDHIQGLPFFNPAYDPRNKIIVYSTRKKAKEFLEDQMKYPYFPISMLGEDGFGASFEFKYIEPDQKYVEIGDTKIGWHRVRHPGGCTAYSVIENGKKIIYSTDTELRPRDFERNEQNAEFYTDAEMLIIDAQYTLTDSIQKEGWGHSTFSVAIDFAAGWKIKSIALFHHEPTYQDKKVFSLKQTADWYRDCSRAPDIEIFIAQEGRSFLI, from the coding sequence ATGCTTGTAAAATTTTGGGGTGTTAGAGGCTCGCTTCCGGCTCCGCTTACGCCGGCGCAAGTTCAAAGTAAAATTGCAGCAGTAGTTCAAAGAATAACTCTAAAGGACCTTGAAAGTCAGGATTCAAGGGAGCGTTTTTTAGCCTCTCTGCCTAAATGGCTTTTCGGCACCATAGGCTCTAATACTTCCTGTGTTGAAGTTGAAACAAATGAAGGGGAGCATCTGATTTTTGATGCCGGAACAGGGATAAGAGAGTTAGGCATAGATTTAATGAAAAGGCCTGATTACGGAAAAAACACAACCTATCATTTATTTTTTTCGCATTTCCATTGGGACCATATTCAAGGTCTTCCTTTTTTTAATCCTGCTTACGATCCTCGAAACAAGATTATAGTATACAGTACCCGAAAAAAAGCAAAGGAATTTTTAGAAGACCAAATGAAATACCCGTATTTTCCGATTTCGATGCTTGGAGAAGACGGCTTCGGTGCTTCTTTTGAATTTAAATATATAGAACCTGATCAAAAATATGTCGAAATAGGCGATACAAAAATAGGCTGGCATAGAGTGCGTCATCCGGGAGGATGCACTGCTTATTCCGTAATCGAAAACGGAAAAAAAATAATCTATTCCACCGATACGGAACTTCGTCCGCGTGATTTTGAAAGAAACGAACAAAACGCCGAATTTTATACCGATGCCGAGATGCTGATAATAGACGCTCAATACACTCTTACGGACTCAATCCAAAAGGAAGGGTGGGGGCATTCGACTTTTTCCGTTGCAATAGACTTTGCAGCCGGCTGGAAAATAAAAAGCATTGCTCTTTTTCATCATGAACCTACTTATCAAGATAAAAAGGTATTTTCACTCAAACAGACCGCTGATTGGTATAGGGATTGTTCACGCGCACCCGATATTGAAATTTTTATTGCTCAAGAAGGCAGGTCTTTTTTAATATGA
- a CDS encoding glycosyltransferase family 1 protein has product MKIGVDAFGCDHGRSGIGSYILSLVKNLPKNDYEFELFGPELDKYTYTSDIDYVSFAGIDISDTKFSEKLWHFKNLNSFIKKQRYDAVIYPGGVELLPPAFTVPSILIIQSLLSADLGMIAKMGLKRTLKSASGIISPTKYIQTDLAQFGVSDSNIKVIYNGIDCSLFKPITNDEDKVLIQPFAIQKPYIIYASRITHPQKCHVELIKAFALFKKQTGSSHRLVIAGSDGDNSEAVHNAVLQSGFSSDILLTGYFPHESLPHLYSSADLCVFPSMIEGVGLPIIEAMACGVPVACAKAGALPEIAGDSALFFDSKKPEEIAEAISVLIDCDANTAKRKEMIEKGLEWVKRYNWENTACQTIDYIDSLLKK; this is encoded by the coding sequence TTGAAAATTGGAGTTGATGCATTCGGATGTGATCACGGGCGCTCAGGTATAGGCTCTTATATACTTTCTCTTGTAAAAAATTTGCCCAAAAATGATTACGAATTCGAGCTTTTCGGTCCGGAACTTGACAAGTATACTTATACGTCCGATATAGATTATGTTTCTTTTGCAGGAATTGATATTTCCGATACAAAATTTTCGGAAAAACTCTGGCATTTTAAAAATTTAAACTCTTTTATAAAAAAACAAAGGTATGATGCCGTTATTTATCCGGGCGGTGTAGAGCTTTTACCTCCGGCTTTTACAGTTCCGTCAATTTTGATTATTCAAAGTCTTTTATCGGCAGATTTGGGAATGATTGCGAAGATGGGGCTAAAGCGTACTCTTAAAAGCGCTTCAGGTATTATAAGCCCCACAAAATATATTCAAACCGATTTAGCCCAATTCGGTGTTTCCGATTCCAATATAAAAGTTATATACAATGGTATTGATTGTTCTCTTTTTAAACCCATTACAAACGATGAAGACAAGGTTTTAATTCAACCCTTTGCCATTCAAAAGCCTTATATAATTTATGCTTCCCGCATAACACATCCGCAAAAATGCCATGTAGAATTGATAAAAGCATTTGCCTTATTTAAAAAGCAAACAGGTTCTTCTCATCGTCTTGTAATTGCAGGCTCCGACGGCGATAATTCCGAAGCCGTCCATAATGCAGTATTGCAGTCCGGTTTTTCCTCGGATATTTTGCTTACAGGATATTTTCCTCATGAAAGTCTTCCCCATCTTTATTCGTCGGCAGACCTTTGTGTTTTTCCATCGATGATCGAAGGCGTAGGCCTACCCATTATTGAAGCCATGGCATGCGGCGTTCCGGTAGCTTGTGCAAAAGCAGGCGCCCTTCCCGAAATTGCAGGAGATTCTGCTTTATTTTTCGACTCAAAAAAACCGGAAGAAATTGCAGAAGCTATTTCTGTTTTAATTGATTGCGATGCAAACACGGCAAAAAGAAAAGAAATGATTGAAAAAGGTTTGGAATGGGTAAAACGATATAATTGGGAAAACACGGCTTGTCAAACCATCGATTATATAGATTCTCTTCTAAAAAAATAA
- a CDS encoding diphosphate--fructose-6-phosphate 1-phosphotransferase — MNESTMQRLRYNYKPKIPKVFAEPLSLIKPEIGKAAYAQSNQEELKEIFPNTYGMPIIKFVKGKSELEHKPLKFGVILSGGQAPGGHNVISGLFDALKKGNPNSKLYGFLSGPEGLVKGKYVEIKKALIDKYRNTGGFDIIGSGRTKIETEEQVARSIQNVKKLKLDALIIIGGDDSNTNAAFLAKYFIQAKLNTKVIGVPKTIDGDLKNEYIETSFGFDTATKLYSELIGNICRDVNSAHKYWHFIKLMGRSASHIALECALKTQPNICLIGEELAEKKVTLQQVTDYIVDIIVKRSKKGENFGVILVPEGIIEFIPEMDELIEEINDLMAGKASAFSKLKTFSGKHSWLQKHMSKKSFTLFDSLPENISLQLLMDRDPHGNVQVSRIETEKLLIDLVTRKITEMKKDGRFEGRFSTYAHFFGYEGRSAFPSNFDSDYCYTLGFTAFLLAVNGFSGYIASVQNLTDDVDYWLPCGVPLSMMMNMERRKGKMTPVIKKSVVDLKGKPFKTYEKNRDKWAVETVYRFPGAIQYFGDFEVCDIPTKTLLLEKGNLKEKRKKKKNT; from the coding sequence ATGAATGAATCCACAATGCAGAGATTGCGCTACAATTACAAACCGAAAATCCCAAAAGTATTTGCGGAACCTTTGAGTTTGATTAAGCCTGAAATCGGAAAGGCTGCTTATGCACAATCTAATCAGGAGGAACTAAAAGAAATATTCCCGAATACTTACGGAATGCCTATTATCAAATTTGTAAAAGGAAAATCCGAATTGGAGCACAAGCCTTTAAAATTCGGCGTAATCCTTTCAGGAGGGCAGGCTCCCGGAGGACATAATGTAATTTCAGGACTTTTTGATGCCTTAAAAAAAGGTAATCCTAATTCGAAACTTTACGGTTTTTTAAGCGGCCCCGAAGGTTTGGTAAAGGGTAAATATGTTGAAATCAAAAAAGCCTTAATCGATAAATACAGAAATACGGGCGGTTTCGACATAATCGGCTCAGGCAGAACAAAGATCGAAACTGAGGAGCAGGTTGCAAGGTCAATTCAAAACGTAAAAAAATTGAAGCTGGATGCTCTTATAATAATAGGCGGAGATGATTCAAATACAAATGCCGCTTTTTTGGCAAAATATTTTATTCAGGCAAAATTAAATACCAAGGTTATAGGAGTTCCTAAGACTATTGATGGAGATCTAAAAAATGAATATATAGAAACCTCCTTCGGTTTTGACACTGCAACAAAACTCTATTCGGAACTAATCGGAAACATTTGCCGCGACGTAAATTCCGCCCATAAGTATTGGCATTTTATAAAACTCATGGGAAGGTCTGCCAGTCACATTGCCCTTGAATGTGCTTTAAAAACTCAACCTAATATCTGTTTAATAGGTGAAGAATTGGCCGAAAAAAAAGTTACCTTGCAGCAGGTTACGGATTACATTGTAGATATCATTGTAAAAAGATCCAAAAAAGGCGAAAACTTCGGGGTTATTTTAGTTCCTGAAGGAATTATAGAATTTATCCCTGAAATGGATGAATTGATCGAAGAAATAAACGATCTTATGGCAGGAAAGGCCTCAGCTTTTTCAAAACTAAAAACTTTTTCGGGCAAACATTCTTGGCTTCAAAAACACATGTCAAAAAAATCCTTTACACTTTTTGACAGCCTCCCTGAAAACATATCTTTACAGCTTTTAATGGACCGCGATCCTCATGGAAACGTTCAAGTTTCCAGAATTGAAACGGAAAAACTTTTGATAGATTTGGTTACCAGAAAAATAACCGAAATGAAAAAAGATGGAAGGTTTGAAGGACGATTCAGCACCTATGCTCACTTTTTCGGTTATGAGGGACGCTCCGCATTTCCTTCAAACTTCGATTCCGATTATTGTTATACCTTAGGTTTTACAGCATTTTTATTGGCCGTTAACGGTTTTTCGGGCTATATAGCATCGGTTCAAAACTTAACCGATGATGTCGATTATTGGCTTCCCTGCGGCGTGCCTCTTTCCATGATGATGAATATGGAAAGAAGAAAGGGTAAGATGACCCCCGTTATAAAAAAATCCGTAGTAGACTTAAAAGGCAAGCCCTTTAAAACTTACGAAAAAAATCGGGATAAATGGGCTGTCGAAACCGTCTATAGATTCCCCGGAGCCATTCAATATTTTGGTGATTTTGAAGTCTGCGATATACCTACTAAAACTCTCTTGCTTGAAAAAGGAAATCTAAAAGAAAAGAGAAAAAAGAAGAAAAATACATAA
- the recR gene encoding recombination mediator RecR produces the protein MNALDAVIDSFSRLPGIGHKSAARIAYHLLKQGPADAMRLAEAVSTLHEKIHPCKICGSYTEEDICNICADETRDRTAICVVGFPQDVNTISSIPEYRGLFHVLGGLIAPLEGIGPDQLHISELIRRIHEGGITEVILATNPTIEGDTTALYIQKILQDLPVNITRLASGLPVGGDLEYADRLTLARSLNGRIKF, from the coding sequence ATGAATGCCCTTGATGCCGTTATAGATTCATTTTCCCGCCTGCCGGGTATCGGGCATAAAAGTGCTGCCCGCATTGCTTATCATCTTTTGAAGCAAGGCCCGGCTGATGCTATGCGTTTAGCTGAAGCCGTTTCAACCTTACACGAAAAAATTCATCCATGCAAAATATGCGGTTCTTACACTGAAGAAGATATTTGCAATATTTGTGCAGATGAGACAAGAGATAGAACCGCTATCTGCGTGGTAGGTTTTCCTCAGGATGTAAATACGATTTCTTCAATTCCCGAATACCGAGGCTTGTTTCATGTTTTGGGAGGACTCATAGCTCCTCTTGAAGGTATAGGCCCCGATCAATTACATATAAGCGAGCTTATTAGACGCATTCACGAAGGCGGAATTACCGAAGTTATCCTTGCTACTAACCCCACAATTGAAGGTGATACTACAGCCTTATATATTCAAAAAATATTGCAGGACTTACCTGTAAATATAACCAGACTTGCCTCAGGTTTACCTGTCGGAGGCGATTTGGAATATGCCGACCGCTTAACACTTGCAAGAAGTTTAAACGGCCGCATTAAATTTTAA
- a CDS encoding phosphoribosyltransferase, which produces MKEFLSYNTVRDNGLILARKMYDEGYIPDIIYASMRGGAYLANVISEFFKIAYKDKKKILYSTVVAHSYSGVHNNSEVILDGWTFPPSKLKTDASVLLVDDIFDSGATVNYLVAYLVKQGLKRENIKIAVHDYKYFHNKNEQYEYHPDYWCRKHDIRTEEDNLWIHYMSHELVGLSSAELEENYYSNNPALREVFKGIIN; this is translated from the coding sequence ATGAAAGAATTTTTAAGCTACAACACAGTAAGAGATAACGGCCTCATTCTTGCAAGAAAGATGTATGACGAAGGATATATTCCCGATATTATCTATGCCTCCATGAGGGGAGGTGCATATTTAGCAAATGTAATAAGCGAGTTTTTTAAGATAGCCTATAAAGACAAAAAAAAGATTTTATATTCGACTGTTGTTGCGCACTCATATTCGGGTGTACATAATAACTCGGAAGTTATTTTGGATGGTTGGACGTTTCCGCCGAGTAAATTAAAAACAGATGCTTCCGTTTTATTGGTGGATGATATCTTTGATTCGGGAGCTACTGTAAATTATCTTGTAGCTTATTTGGTTAAACAAGGATTAAAAAGAGAAAATATAAAAATTGCAGTCCATGATTATAAGTATTTCCATAACAAAAATGAGCAATATGAATATCATCCGGATTATTGGTGCCGAAAACACGATATACGTACCGAAGAAGATAATCTTTGGATTCATTATATGAGTCATGAATTAGTTGGTCTTTCGAGTGCAGAGCTTGAAGAAAATTATTATTCAAACAATCCTGCTTTAAGAGAAGTCTTTAAAGGAATAATAAATTGA
- a CDS encoding ribonuclease HII gives MFCGIDEAGRGPLAGPVTAAAVILPDNFVFSILKDSKKLSEKKRESVRKILYSNPSVIWGIGRASNYEIDEINILQATFLAMERAYDDLYIKLKEYCKIQNIKFEEPDIIVDGNSIPNIKNCSSIKAVVKADDSVHEVMAASILAKTARDRIMTRYSWFYPEYGYEKHKGYATKAHVQAIRLNGYSPIQRKSFSIKDL, from the coding sequence ATGTTTTGCGGTATTGATGAAGCGGGCAGGGGGCCTCTTGCGGGCCCTGTTACGGCAGCCGCTGTAATTCTTCCGGATAATTTTGTTTTTTCTATTTTAAAAGATTCAAAAAAACTCAGCGAAAAAAAACGAGAATCGGTACGTAAAATATTATATTCCAATCCTTCGGTAATTTGGGGAATAGGCCGGGCATCCAATTACGAAATAGATGAAATAAATATACTTCAGGCAACTTTTTTGGCTATGGAAAGAGCCTATGATGATCTTTATATAAAACTTAAAGAATATTGTAAAATTCAAAATATAAAATTTGAAGAGCCTGATATAATTGTTGACGGTAATTCTATTCCTAATATAAAAAATTGTTCTTCGATTAAGGCTGTCGTAAAGGCCGATGATTCAGTACATGAAGTTATGGCAGCTTCTATTTTGGCTAAGACTGCAAGGGATAGAATTATGACCCGTTATTCATGGTTTTATCCCGAATACGGATATGAAAAGCATAAAGGCTATGCAACAAAGGCTCATGTACAAGCTATCAGGCTTAACGGATACAGTCCTATCCAAAGAAAATCTTTTTCCATAAAAGATTTGTAA
- a CDS encoding chitobiase/beta-hexosaminidase C-terminal domain-containing protein, with protein sequence MKIHSILKIGFIITLFFCFSFKISCYELDELEIKQDYQKDGVSLTVKYPEPKDEEIVSVFYRSFNPFADLYSNGKIPKDENLFFVFGTHLCIWAQSSSGKMSKPFHLVVERPEQKKLLNVLSPKEGVWNEAQQLIIKTPPGTQIIYSVDGSDPQEFGLLYTGPIRLEKEGEVELRIKAVSESGSVDEKIVKYEVSPSGLSSPKIPETALDENLFEKNSEYNILNWYFLEFNSDLPVYYLIKEKEEPSPEISHLLNIYDGPVFIDRSKDCVFYWTKTKEGKINGISLPKKPSLSPVPAAPVNRNIELKFDDERYDYFFETGDGCAYIDPTMNSFKFKKDASYTFDLGLKEERFFDVKIKAFYDGIFHGDFQTSFTIDKLPPEIPEVSFNPPLSATNSSVKIKIKTPSDNRIITEIEPPIFTSSNGEIILTGVIGEKTVYSVNIYSKDEAGNRSAGIKKEFTIDRNAVYVDNNSKVKNPDGNPSKPFSTIYEAVKYINRVSLSKKNETGSEKWKIYIRGDCILNEAVLITRNIKITSAAQKTSIHFSKNSGFVVIGANFEVENCNIFRRERLEEPREVPIIYADKAGIKLNNVKIQAFEGGAVLNSFYSHLDISDSKIISDQKRYCLIFNLNNSSAVFQNLEFEGTGFSVAAISSSNSIIELDNINASFNSGFTARFLEAWNSEISLGRLNLIRLPETAQNKDTAVWYNKNSKLDIKFNPLVRGFLKSIEREP encoded by the coding sequence ATGAAGATTCATAGCATCTTAAAAATCGGTTTTATCATAACTCTGTTTTTCTGTTTTTCTTTTAAAATAAGTTGCTATGAATTGGATGAGCTTGAAATAAAACAAGACTATCAAAAAGACGGCGTCAGTCTGACCGTAAAATATCCTGAACCTAAAGATGAAGAAATTGTTTCCGTCTTTTACAGATCTTTTAATCCGTTTGCAGATTTATATTCAAACGGAAAAATACCAAAAGATGAAAATCTTTTTTTTGTTTTTGGAACACATCTCTGCATTTGGGCTCAATCTTCGTCCGGAAAAATGAGTAAACCTTTTCATTTGGTAGTTGAACGGCCTGAACAAAAAAAACTTTTAAATGTTTTAAGTCCGAAAGAAGGGGTTTGGAATGAGGCACAACAGCTTATCATTAAAACTCCTCCCGGAACTCAAATTATCTATTCCGTTGACGGAAGCGACCCTCAGGAATTCGGTCTTTTATACACAGGGCCTATAAGGCTTGAAAAAGAAGGAGAAGTGGAGCTTAGAATAAAGGCCGTTTCCGAATCGGGCAGTGTTGATGAAAAGATAGTAAAATATGAAGTTTCACCCTCAGGGCTCTCTTCTCCTAAAATACCGGAAACCGCACTTGATGAAAACTTATTTGAAAAAAATTCCGAGTACAATATCTTAAATTGGTATTTTTTGGAATTTAACTCCGATTTACCGGTTTATTATTTGATAAAAGAAAAAGAAGAACCGTCTCCTGAAATTTCACATCTTTTAAATATATATGACGGGCCGGTGTTCATTGATAGAAGTAAAGATTGCGTGTTCTATTGGACAAAAACAAAGGAAGGAAAAATAAACGGAATATCATTACCGAAAAAACCTTCACTCTCTCCGGTTCCTGCAGCACCTGTAAACAGAAATATAGAACTTAAGTTTGATGATGAACGGTACGATTATTTTTTTGAAACAGGAGACGGTTGTGCTTATATCGATCCTACAATGAATTCTTTCAAATTTAAAAAAGACGCTTCCTATACTTTCGATTTGGGACTAAAGGAAGAACGTTTTTTTGACGTTAAAATAAAAGCCTTTTATGACGGAATTTTTCATGGCGATTTTCAAACTTCTTTTACTATAGATAAGCTGCCGCCCGAAATACCTGAAGTTTCTTTTAATCCGCCGTTATCTGCTACAAATTCAAGTGTAAAAATAAAAATTAAGACTCCTTCCGATAACCGTATAATAACGGAGATTGAACCGCCTATTTTTACTTCATCAAATGGAGAAATTATTTTGACGGGAGTTATAGGAGAAAAAACCGTCTATTCGGTAAATATTTACAGTAAGGATGAAGCCGGTAATAGAAGCGCCGGCATAAAAAAAGAATTTACAATAGACAGAAACGCCGTATATGTTGATAATAATTCCAAGGTAAAAAATCCTGACGGAAATCCGTCAAAGCCTTTTTCAACTATCTATGAGGCAGTCAAATATATAAATAGGGTTTCACTTTCAAAAAAAAATGAGACAGGTTCCGAAAAATGGAAAATTTATATAAGGGGAGACTGTATTTTAAATGAAGCTGTACTTATTACACGCAATATAAAAATTACTTCGGCTGCACAAAAAACCTCGATTCATTTTTCTAAAAATTCGGGCTTTGTCGTAATCGGTGCAAATTTTGAAGTCGAGAACTGCAATATTTTTAGAAGAGAAAGACTTGAAGAGCCTAGGGAAGTTCCTATAATTTATGCGGATAAGGCAGGCATAAAACTTAACAACGTAAAAATACAAGCCTTTGAAGGCGGAGCGGTGCTAAACTCTTTTTACTCCCATTTGGATATATCCGACTCCAAGATAATATCGGATCAAAAAAGATATTGTCTTATATTTAATTTAAATAATTCATCGGCTGTTTTTCAAAATCTTGAATTTGAAGGTACAGGATTTTCGGTTGCTGCAATTTCATCTTCAAATTCCATAATAGAACTTGATAACATAAATGCTTCTTTTAATTCAGGTTTTACAGCCAGATTTTTAGAAGCATGGAATTCCGAAATATCTTTAGGCCGTTTAAATTTAATTCGTTTACCTGAAACGGCACAAAATAAAGATACGGCTGTATGGTATAATAAAAATTCAAAATTGGATATTAAATTTAATCCGCTTGTCCGCGGGTTTTTAAAATCCATTGAGAGGGAGCCTTAA
- a CDS encoding ABC transporter substrate-binding protein has protein sequence MKKFFGIFVLMVMLSSFIISCGGEANDVRSQTLIVAMSSDAITMDPSAQNDSYSANAMMQMYEGLIAITPDNEVVPALAEKYDISADGMEYTFYLRKGVKFHNGEELKADDVVFSYLRACASPAVAHIFSDIDPDTIKSVDDYTVKFKMKAPYAGILTALCHSSAHIVNKKAVEAAGDQYARNPIGTGPYKFISHTKSDKIKFERYEGYQGKKPYYKYLEFRIIPEPTNRIIELESGGADIVYDVSPNDLDRFNGNNEIKLIRSFDYLTQYMGMNCGKPPLDDVRVRQAIACAVDTDQIVKAVWKGLGRTASGPYAPAIRYSIANKLKPIPRDVEKAKKLLKEAGYENGLKIRLSTNERTERIDMAVIMKEQFKDVGIDLSIEVLEWSKYIEMLEKGEQQLFEIGWSSDTPDPDMVVYPCFHSISRGPGGNYVFLSDPELDELIIKGRRVLDGPERAKVYEQIQERIMYLTPAIFQYNGEQAAGIRSNITGLRLSPLGHHFLGNIKPADK, from the coding sequence ATGAAGAAGTTTTTTGGTATTTTTGTTTTGATGGTGATGCTTTCATCATTTATCATTTCTTGCGGAGGAGAAGCCAATGACGTTAGATCTCAGACATTGATTGTTGCTATGTCCAGTGATGCCATAACAATGGATCCAAGTGCCCAAAACGACTCATATTCTGCAAATGCAATGATGCAAATGTATGAAGGTTTAATCGCAATTACTCCGGATAATGAGGTTGTTCCTGCTCTGGCCGAAAAATACGACATTTCTGCCGACGGAATGGAATATACTTTCTATTTGAGGAAGGGAGTAAAATTCCACAATGGAGAAGAGCTTAAAGCAGATGATGTAGTATTCAGCTATTTAAGAGCTTGTGCATCTCCTGCTGTTGCCCACATATTTTCGGATATAGATCCCGATACTATCAAATCTGTTGATGACTATACGGTAAAATTCAAAATGAAGGCTCCTTATGCCGGTATTTTAACGGCCCTTTGCCATTCATCAGCTCACATAGTAAATAAAAAAGCTGTTGAAGCAGCAGGAGATCAATATGCACGAAACCCCATAGGAACAGGTCCATATAAATTTATAAGTCATACAAAATCGGATAAAATAAAGTTTGAAAGATATGAAGGATATCAAGGTAAAAAACCCTATTACAAGTACCTAGAATTCCGAATTATACCGGAACCTACTAACCGTATTATTGAGCTTGAATCAGGCGGAGCAGATATCGTATACGATGTTTCTCCCAATGATTTGGATCGATTTAATGGAAACAACGAAATCAAACTTATCAGAAGCTTTGACTATTTAACCCAATACATGGGAATGAACTGCGGTAAGCCGCCTCTTGATGATGTCAGAGTCAGACAGGCTATTGCCTGTGCCGTTGATACAGATCAGATAGTAAAGGCTGTTTGGAAGGGCTTGGGCCGAACTGCATCGGGCCCCTATGCACCTGCTATCCGCTATTCAATTGCAAATAAACTAAAGCCTATTCCGAGGGATGTAGAAAAGGCTAAAAAGCTGTTAAAAGAAGCCGGGTATGAAAACGGGTTAAAAATTCGGCTTTCAACAAATGAAAGAACAGAAAGAATCGATATGGCCGTTATCATGAAAGAACAGTTTAAGGATGTAGGTATTGATCTTTCTATCGAAGTTCTTGAATGGTCAAAATACATTGAAATGTTGGAAAAAGGCGAGCAGCAGTTATTTGAAATCGGTTGGTCTTCGGATACACCCGATCCCGATATGGTTGTTTATCCATGTTTCCATTCAATTTCGAGAGGTCCGGGCGGAAACTATGTTTTCTTAAGCGATCCTGAACTTGACGAACTTATCATTAAAGGACGCCGAGTTTTAGACGGACCCGAAAGAGCTAAGGTTTACGAGCAGATTCAGGAAAGAATTATGTATTTAACACCGGCTATTTTCCAATATAACGGTGAACAAGCTGCAGGAATCAGAAGCAATATCACAGGTTTACGTTTATCCCCGTTAGGTCATCACTTTTTGGGAAATATCAAACCCGCCGATAAATAA
- the mltG gene encoding endolytic transglycosylase MltG: MKNKSKIIIVILCAAAFIAAGAFFGILELNNPPSDFYESVVTFKVSRGSAAKTIISDLKAKNLIRSELYAYAYVRLKKLNLRAGTYQINSEMTTQDILHKLTQGSQALKKLTIPEGLTLKKTAQIFDNAGLIKAEEFINIISDPEFLAQNGIKADTAEGFLYPDTYFFGEEDTPEMMIKMIIKTFFEKTVSIPNFPKEFSDIHKKVILASIIEREYQLPEEAPIISSVFTNRLKINMGLQSCATVEYIITEIKNKKHPKRLFFEDLEIQNPYNTYIHAGLPPGPISNPGFTALNAACNPANTDYFYFRLIDPDTGKHIFNKTVQEHNRAGNTLLLKKAAGQ; the protein is encoded by the coding sequence ATGAAAAATAAATCAAAGATTATTATTGTAATCTTGTGTGCAGCCGCTTTTATTGCGGCCGGAGCTTTTTTTGGGATTTTAGAACTGAATAATCCTCCATCGGATTTTTATGAGTCTGTTGTGACATTTAAAGTAAGCCGAGGAAGTGCTGCAAAAACAATTATAAGCGATTTAAAAGCTAAAAACCTTATACGCTCGGAGCTCTATGCTTATGCCTATGTCCGCCTAAAGAAACTTAACCTAAGGGCAGGGACGTATCAAATAAACTCCGAAATGACTACACAGGATATTTTGCATAAACTTACACAAGGCTCTCAAGCTCTTAAAAAACTTACGATACCTGAAGGATTAACCTTAAAAAAGACGGCTCAAATTTTTGATAATGCAGGACTTATAAAAGCAGAAGAATTTATAAACATAATCTCAGATCCGGAATTTTTAGCACAAAACGGTATTAAAGCAGATACGGCAGAAGGTTTTTTATATCCGGATACTTACTTTTTCGGGGAGGAAGACACTCCTGAAATGATGATAAAGATGATTATAAAAACTTTTTTCGAAAAGACGGTCTCCATTCCGAATTTTCCTAAAGAGTTTTCGGATATCCATAAAAAAGTAATTTTAGCCAGCATTATCGAAAGAGAATATCAACTGCCTGAAGAAGCTCCTATAATTTCAAGTGTTTTTACAAACCGTCTTAAAATAAATATGGGACTACAGTCATGTGCAACAGTTGAATACATAATTACCGAAATTAAAAATAAAAAACATCCCAAGCGGTTATTTTTCGAAGATCTGGAAATCCAAAATCCATACAATACCTATATTCATGCAGGTCTTCCGCCGGGACCTATTTCAAATCCCGGGTTTACGGCTTTGAATGCAGCCTGCAATCCTGCAAATACGGATTATTTTTATTTTAGACTGATAGATCCAGATACGGGAAAACACATTTTTAACAAAACCGTTCAAGAGCATAATAGGGCAGGAAATACTTTATTGTTAAAAAAAGCGGCAGGACAATAA
- a CDS encoding YbaB/EbfC family nucleoid-associated protein — translation MNPFDIMKNAKEIQEKIANLKADLDQEVVEGASGGGLVKIRLRGSFEVESIFLDPIAVDNRDVPMLQDLIRAAHNDAVAKLKELLQNKLGPLANLAGGLPF, via the coding sequence TTGAATCCTTTTGATATTATGAAAAATGCAAAAGAAATCCAAGAAAAAATTGCTAATCTTAAAGCTGACCTAGATCAAGAAGTTGTTGAAGGTGCTTCCGGAGGAGGCCTTGTCAAAATAAGGCTAAGGGGCAGTTTTGAAGTTGAGTCTATTTTTCTTGATCCAATAGCTGTTGATAACAGGGATGTACCCATGCTCCAAGATTTAATCAGGGCTGCTCATAATGATGCTGTTGCAAAATTAAAAGAGCTTTTACAAAATAAACTGGGGCCCCTTGCAAATCTTGCAGGCGGCCTGCCTTTTTAA